DNA sequence from the Pomacea canaliculata isolate SZHN2017 linkage group LG7, ASM307304v1, whole genome shotgun sequence genome:
AAACTCTGCAAGCAATAACGAAAGAAGGTTTTCGTGGTCTTATTGTAACCTGGCCAGTCCTCCAGACATGTCTACTGTATGATACAAAATACCTTTATGTGCAGATATATACactttaaatttattcttttcttgtccGTTAGTGCTCTGTGCAACGGCAGTTGTCTAATACTTGTTAATACTgtttattacttattttcttaattGTTGAAGACATTACGGCAGCTAGTACTTTCGGAACAGGTTACCATGGCAACGTTTATCACCTACGTGCAACTGAACGCTCTGACCACATTTGGAGCCCAGTGTGGCCTTCGTCTCGCTTTCTCTCTTGAACATCCTTCGACAGCCAATCAACATGCTTCCCACCTTTGTGTCTGACATTGTACAGGTAAGAATGCTTGTTCAGCGtgcaatatttataatttacatTCACGTAAATGTGCATAGGTATATTACCTAGAGTGTCAGTTAGTAAAAATGTCGGTTAATCAGCCGTTTGGTGAGTTCAGAACAGAACGAGACatgctaaataaatatttctcataaCGGTTATTAGTTACAGGGTCAGTAAACACTAAACAAGTGTTTTGGGAGTTGAAGTACATGATCTGAATTTCTGTCAACAGGGAATGCATACAATAGAAGGAATTGTAGTAGATTAGAGTCGatagagaggaagaaaagagcgAGAACAGGTTTGTTTCTCTcaatttactaaaaaaaatatttaaaaaaaacttattttttttttggtttcctgCAGGGACACGTTTCGATTTGTCGCCTACCGATTTCCTTGCATGTGAAGATATGAGCTGTTCACAGGTGATGGGCAGTCTCGACACGGGTAAGCACAGGGTAGACAACTATTTGTGGCAAAAGGGAAACAACCTGTCTCAGGGTGGTTTAGTGGCGGGTACTCCTCTGCCTCCATGTCACGCTACAGAATAACCAGTTTACTTTCTTCAACAGGCTTTCAATGGAGGTTCGTTGTGTTGCATGTGTATTTTGTTGCAGATTAGGTTCCGCGGTTGAGATGAACAACGCAATGTTTACATGGGACCGCGCCGCTGTCCCGGCCCTTAAAAAGTAAGCGGAATTAAATCCTCATCCAATAATGATACATTATTGAAAGTAGACAATTGTTTTGCTAACTGTTTTGAAGCTTAAAGTTTCATTAGCAATATTTTTTGActacaaaacatgttttattctttttaagttcatttttttttataattttgagtCCTCCTGGCAAAAAAAAGTTAGCGGGAACCATTGCAAATTTCGATATCAGCGCAAGGAATTTGCTGGTCATTACGTATGAGTAGCTAGTCTACATAGTTACTGATAATTGAATGAACTCGTTTCGTTTCTATGTGCGGTTTGAAAGCATTAATCTCCAAATCCCGAGTGGAAAACTTGTGGCTGTGGTTGGCTCGGTTGGTGCCGGAAAATCGTCTTTGCTGGCCGCCATTTTGGGCGAGATGGAAAAGGTCAAGGGCACTTTGTCAGTTCAGGTATGTTACAAACAAATCAGTCTAAATTACCTGAAGCCCTTATTTCTTTCTATAGATTGTCATCGGTTGCTAAAACCTATGtcgaagaacaaagaaaagtaaaccaAGCCGTAACATGATTTACTTTGTCTCTGCTCACAGGGACACGTGGCTTATGTTCCCCAAGAGCCTTGGATCCAGAATCAAACTTCCGAGACAATATTCTGTTTGGCAGCGAGATGAACGAAAATTGGTATCGCAAGGTCATTCGAGCATGCGCACTGCAGCGAGACCTTGATCTCATGCCAGGTGGAGATTTCTCCGAGATAGGTGAAAAGGTCAGCCGTTAGCTGTACTGAGACTGCGCTGtataacattttgttgtttatgttgggTTCCATTTAATACCCTTTTTGTTGATACTACTATCAAAATGTAATTTCATTGGTCGACTGTAACTATGTCAGGGCGTGAACATGAGTGGCGGACAAAAGCAGCGACTGAGTATGGCGCGCGCTGTCTACAAAAACGCCGACATCTACCTGTTGGACGACCCCCTGTCTTCCGTTGATACTCACGTGGGGAAGCATCTGTTCAAGAAAGTCATTGGCTCAGCAGGCCTCCTGAAGGACAAGGTGAGTCTATCTTGTTGGTGCTTTCAAAGGAAAGTTTTATCAAACATTGAACCAGCAGTTACCATTTGAATCTTTCTCTCGCATGCCAAACATTGGTTTGCTATACGCCATCTTTGCCTCTGTCTTTTAACTCAGGTCTGAAAAGGAAAGCCACCTCCGTGTAGCCTTGAGATCGTTTTATAACTAAAGGAGACAAAAACTCAGAACTTGTTTACTCCCTGGTACGACGATTTAATTCCTTTCATAACTATAGcctgttgtattttattttagacaCGAGTTCTTGTCACCCACGCGGTCCACTGGCTGCCCTCTGTTGACTTCATCATCGTAATGGAccgaggtcacgtgatccagtcAGGCACCTACGAATACCTCCTCAGTCGGGATGGCCCTTTCGCACAGTTCCTGAGGACCTATCTTCTACGGGAAGACGACGATGATTTCGACGACGCAGAGAGTAATAACCTACAACCAAAGCTGATGTATCAGAAGTCAAAGGACTTGTTTAAAGTCTATATTTGTGTAGTGCAAAAATATACAACTATTGTAAGAGATTAAACATGACCATAAGTCTATGGGAAATTGTAGTCGTTTGGCATCTCTTAAAATCAGTCAAGGTTTCAAGGGGTTGAAAAGGTGATGCACAATGGAATTAGAATTCTCGGCCTTGGTCagacaacattttttatttgcttacagTCCAGAGGATTCGCTATCAGATAATGGAGAAGGTTGAATGCGTCACTTCCGATGGCCTGACATCAGCAGACGAAGAAGAGTACTTCCGCCGCATTAAGATGACAATGAAGTGAggaacattttaattttttttgaggTGTTGCATAATTTTCACCTGCACGGATGTAAGGATTAATATCTGTGTAACAAGGTAGTCATAGAAATGtcagagaaatgtttttgttagcGTCTTACAATCACAGGTTACCAGATACTCACATTGACTGTTAACGATTTTATTAACCAACAGAGACAGACTAGAAAACACCCTGCAGAAAAACCCCATTAGTATCAGCGGcgaggaggatgaagaggacGACGATACATCAGCCCCAGGAACAACTCTTGTTGCAGAGGAGAAAGTGGAGGAAGGAACGGTTGGCAGATTCTCTTTGTCCTAGACTTAAAATATGTTCATCTCAAGGTCTGATGTCTATTCTTAACGTGTGCTCCACTATTTCTATATAATGTTCATTTCTTATTGTATTAAAAGCTATTGCTTAcaattctatatatatatttacttgtaCACTGAATGTAAGAAAAGTGTAACAATGTTCTCGACATGAACTTATTTTCATTTACCAATGTCCGGAAGCTGTTTCCCTAAATGAACATCCTTTACGAGCTCTGCCATTGTTTTACTTGTTGTTGCATCGACTCCCCTGCCTCAGTGTCTTACAAGTTGACGGCTTTACCCAGCATGCAGTTTATAGCAGAGCACATGACAGTCAAGCCAATGACACCAGCTCTGTCCTCCACAGATAAAGACCTACGTTCTGATAGACTTTGTGCGAGCCTTCGGAGTGTGGTCCAGCCTCACTGTCATCCTCATGCTCATCCTGTACCAGGGCCTGGGTATACTTGCTTCCATCTGGCTGTCCATGTGGACAGAAGACTCGTTTCTACAGAACCGTACCTTGGCCGGCTCCAATGAATACACTTCCAAAACATACACCTACCTAATTATCTACAGCGTCTTTGGTATCCTGCAAGGTAATGGCTTTATTTCTACCAATCTGTGTCTACTAGATTGTTCACTAACTTCTAGTCAGGTACTTTATAATGCAGTCAGGTACATTACTCCACAAGAATACAAAACATGTCCAGATATTTGTCCGACctagaaacatttttacacaccGCAAGGTAAtattatcacttttattttgcCCACTTTCtaatacagaaaaatacttgttaTTGTGTTAGAGAATTAtgaatcattatttatttacggTTTATATTCAAATCGATCAAACTCTAAGCATGAAGCGAAAAATACAGCTACCAAACAAGGCCTGTTGGCAAAAAAAATGAGGACTGAAAGGTCCGCAGGTCAGAAGGAAACACGTGCTAATTGCAGAGGAAGGACACAAGTAATCCTTAATTTGTATTAGTGTCTGATATCACGAACGTCAGATTATCATAAAGCCAACATGTGCTTCGATCCCCAGGTGTCGCCACCCTCATATTTGTTGCCGCTATAAGCCTCGGTATGGTCGTGGCCTCTAAGAAGCTGCATGCATCCATGCTGTCTAACATCATGCGCCAGCCAATGAACTTCTTCGACACAACGCCGCTTGGCCGCGTGATGAATCGCTTCTCGCGGGACGTGGACATCCTGGACGCGCAGATGGCCAAACTGGTGTTGGTGTTCGTGCAGCAGCTGTTCACGGTCCTCAGTGTGCTCATCGTCATCTCCTACACCACCCCTATCTTCATGGCCGCCGCAGCACCTGTCATGATCGTCTACTACCTTGTGCAGGTTGGAGTGACCGGCCTTTCTTTCATACTTTGCATTTCCACCTTTTGCTTCCTAGGATTTAGTGCAAAGCTCCATCTGTTTCCtgctaattttcttttacacaattGTGACATCAAGAACGTGGTTTGCTTTTCAAAGACTGAAGGAATGACAATAAGTATTTTAGAAAACTACTGTTGATCTTTAAAATCCTGAAcctattaaaaaatttcaaggaacttttacatttgtgttagCTTGTACTACTTTATGAAGTTGTTTAACAAAAACCCATTCTTTTTGTTGTAGAAGTGGTAAAGTATGCCTTAAAGTATGTGTTTCTCTCTCCTGTCGCTAGAAAGTCTACATGCCGACGTCACGACAGTTGAGGCGGAACGAGTCGACATCCCGCTCGCCGATTTACGCTCATTTCAGCGAGACCATCAGCGGCGCCATGTGCATCCGGGCCTTTGGAGCGTGCGAGAGGTTTGCCGAGGAGTCTGCCCGGCGTGTTGACGAAAACCACACCTACTACTTCGCCTTCACAGCTGCTTCCAGGTAAGGGTCCAATATCACCATCAGCGTTCACTGCCACACTGACCGACGTGGACATCAGGGCTTCGGGTTCTAGCGGTTATGCGCTGTCAGATTGACTTCGGGGCCTGGAATGTTCCTCGCTCACAAATATGGAGTGGGACTTATTTCTTGAAGTACAAAGTACAATTGTTGCACTATTTAAGCTAATAGCATGTTCACTTTTAACAAATCGGCGTCACTTCGTGaaagtcaaaaatatttgttcagatTCAGGTTAGTCTTAATGTTGATCTTTTACGGTTTTGTTTGGGATatctagtatatatatatatctaaacaaTATCACCTCATATTAAATGTTGCTTCTAATGCAGATGGCTTCGAGTAAGACTAGAGCTTTTGGGCAACTTCGTCGTGTTGTTCGCGGCGCTGTTTGCAGTTACTGGAGACGACATGACTGGCAGCCTGGTCGGACTCTCTGTGTCCTACGCTTTGCAGGTCTGGAAACTTTGCCAGCAGGCAAAACATCTTCTAGCATCAGTCAACACATCTTTTGTCTATTCTATTAGCTCTTTTGTTTCAATTGCCTGCTACTTTTGCACATTTACAAAGGAGACCGCTTGCTAAGATGCTGACTCAACAAAAATCACCACAATGTTACCTTACCTGACCTCTGAACTATGTTCTAGTATTTTTAGTTAGTTTATGTAAAGCCTACAtcatctaaaaacaaaatgcaatgaaTTTCCCACCAAATGTTTAACAATTCTggtaaaataaaagataataacaCGAGTCTGTGTATTTTATGCGAAAAATCTATTTCATGTCTCGCAAATAttatgtcaaaatattttgaaagtgtaAAAGTTGAAAGTTAAGGATATCACTGCACTGCACCTATTGCTGACTCTAGGCAGTCCTTACGGACGCTACAAAAGCTGGTCAGGACCTGGGGTGTACATTGGCAGTTGTTGTGTCCAGGTGACGAGCTCGCTCAACATGCTGGTCCAGAATTCCACGCTTCTGGAGAGCAACGTGATATCCGTGGAACGCATTGTGGAGTACTCCAAGCTACCACAAGAGGTGCATCCACCGCCCCAACACCACCTTTACTTTCTCCTTCCACAACGAACGACGCTAGACATTAGATATTAAGAACTAGAGCATCTGGACGtaaatagatttaaaaaaaaataatgtcaagtgtagtctttacattttgtattatCATTATGTTTGGTGATTTCATAGTCATTCCCATGCCCAGTGTTAAGGTAGCAATAATCATTTTATAATCATGCACGCAAAAGGAGACCCACCCTTCCACCTTCCTGCATGCGACCACGCCCACACACATCCATGTCCACTTGATATTAAGAAACACGCGTAGGAATATCAGAACCACCCGGCACTGTAACTGTTATAACTGAAACACGTTCGGATATGGATGCCAGTTATTAAGTAGCGGGTGCATTCTGCTCTCAGCCGGCTTGGATCAACCCTGACAATCGCCCTGGTAACGAGTGGCCTCGCTATGGCGACATCACGTTCAAAGGTTTCAGCACGCGCTACAGGGACGGCCTCGGTCTCGTGCTCAAGGGTATCACGTGCAAAATTAAAGGCGGCCAAAAGGTACGTAGTCTATTCTTGACATGTATAGCTCTCATTTTCTAAAATCTCAGTCAACTGTTGAGTGGTTTGATTAAACTCTTGTAAAATATTAAGAGattaatttctgttttgaactagaaaaaaaaaaagatcggctgtttaaaaaaaatgatccaTACTAGATATATCATGCAATTCCTTGGATATGTGCTTTGCAAAACCATCTAAATTTCTTCTGATGTTCATGGTCGCCTTGTCAAGGTGGGAATCGTGGGCAGAACAGGGGCTGGCAAGTCTTCATTGTCCATGGCACTGTTCCGGCTCATTGAATCTGCTGGGGGCAGCATCACCATCGACGGAGTGGACATTTCAGACATCGGCCTGCATGACCTGAGGAGAAGTCTGACCACACTGCCGCAGGTCAGCATTGTCTAGTACTGGACTGACAAGCATTTTCTACCTAGATACTCTTTAAGGACAATACCTGATGCACTTGTTTCGTATTCCTCCTCAAATATTAAATTGGTTCTCGAGACTTAAGTCAAGCTGGCGATGAAAATAAAACCCGACGTTTGAATATACATGATTGACAAATCGAATGCAGGAGAGAGTACTAGGACACCTCATCTAATCACTTGTATCTCTTTGATCTCATGAAGTCAGAGTCTTTGCTCGTAGCTTTAGTCGAGAGCCTTATATTACCATTCTCAAGAAGTCTTCTTGTAAATCCACACACTGTGCCATCCAAACTCACTCGACATCCTACAAAAATGGTTTATTTCAGGATCCGGTTCTGTTTTCCGGCTCTTTGAGGTTCAACATCGATCCCTTCGACAAGTTTACCGACGAGCAGATCTGGGCGGCACTGGAGCAGGCCCACCTGGAGGACTTCGTGGACAGTCTCAAAGGTGGGCTGGACTACAACTGTGGCGAAGGAGGCCACAACTTGAGGTAACTATCTTGGCATGACAAACGGAAATCTTGTTATTTACTCCTTTAGTTCAAAACTGTTGGTCACCAAGTTCCAGAAATGGTAATGATTCTGTGTTCATTTGAATAGATAATTATGTAAACACGTTCCAGtcatatatttgttgttttcaaccCGTCGCTTAAAAGTGCAGCCTCGTTTTGGGCGATGGGATTGAGGGaggggacatttttttttttttttggtgagggATGTTTATTGGATGTGAAGTGATCTGGCGAACTTTGGTTCCACAATCTATGTTTAGTGTGGGCCAGAGACAGCTGGTGTGCCTGGTGCGTTCCATGCTGCGGAAGACCAAGGTCCTCATCATGGACGAGGCCACGGCAGCGGTTGACATGGAGACGGACGAGCTCATCCAACGAACTGTGCGCACGGCCTTTAAGGACTGCACTGTGTTCACGATAGCACATCGGATTAATACCGTTCTTGACTATGATAAGTGAGTGTCTCTAGTCTTCCTGTCTTTGCGTTGTAGTTGTTTCCCTTTATCTTCCGTTTTGGTTTTTGACGACAGTCTTAACATAACAAATAGAaaattactactactactgatgataataataataacaacaacacgaTAAAGGACTTGTACACAATGCAGGCAGAAACATTCACAGAGGAGTATGAGCAcataccattaaaaaaaatctcctatGGTGACAGGGACCATGATACCTGATTCTTATTGTCATGGCGAAAGGTGTTTAAGCCACATCGCCTACAACTACTcctcagaagaagaaaaaactatgGTTAAATGCAGACACGTGGTAAAGTGTGCGATGATTATCTTTCAGGATTATTGTGCTCGATGCGGGAGAGATTTTAGAGTTCGACACACCTGCCAACCTTCTCAGCAACCCTAGAAGTGTCTTCTACGGGATGGCAAAGGACGCTAAGATCGTCCCGTGAGATGAGCGCGTGACGACAAGAGGCTAACGACCAACTGACAGCTGGAAATAACTGACAACGGGGTGAGAGGGTGGACATCGTGACTTGTGGTAGAGGTCAAGTGTTTTTAAAAGACGTACATTGTACGTGTACATGCTGTAGTATGGATGATGCGTCAGTGTGCTGTTACATTTCCATACATTCGACacattattttacaatcttACATAATACTTTTCGCAGACTTTTGAACACGGTATGatatggaaattattttttcttgaaaggTAAGCAGCTTCATTTTAGGATCTAATTGGTTAAGACAATTTAAATGATTCCCAGTAGAGAGAAGAACAGAATTCAGATTGATTTCCTGTTAATAGACGGGAAAAGAAACGTACAAGCAGAgtatttcaaaacattaaaaggtGATAACATATCTGGGACACTGCTTTTGTTTCTCAACATGACATCTTGTCGCTGCATCAGGTATTTCAATCAGTTTTACAAGAGAACACATGCCAACTTAGTGTATACATGCGTCTTATCATAAAACAACCTATCATGAGTATTTTGTTCGAACACTTCCACTTTATACTTTAAGTTAAACCtatctttgtttttcacagAAAGTTGAATAAAttgttcaaagtattttttgttgttcatttctttcctAATATTTTCTGTCCCTTACACCCTACCCCAcgatcaatacacgtccatgaggCAACAACAACTTAAATATGGAAAACATGTCATATTGGTTTGTTACTGGTACGCAATATGGATCGCCGACACGAGGACACAAGGGACACAACACGTGGTGTCGGCACAGCACTTGTAGTATATTCAGGCATCCTGCACTTTTGCGGTcgagaaggagggaagaaagcCTAAGAACATAAGATGTTTCATCAAGCTACTTTTAACACATACAAAAAGGAATCATGGCAGAATTAAGCAGAACTCCAAAAACATAACCGGAAACTCGCCATTATCTCTTACCACCACGTGACATAACATGTTAAAGCTCCATTGGTGGCGGTAGGAAACAGGACCAGCATCTAAGATAAAGTTAAAACATCGGCACACCACCGCAGTGACGTGAAGTGGGACGAACTACTTGGTCCCTACTGTGAAGCAGAAGATGGCAGTGTGACTCCAGACCAACCCTGTAAAGGTGTGTAGGATTGTATTCTGAAGCTATAGCTCCTTGTATGCTCGCTTTTGTCTTGTTTCTATTTAAGAGTTATGTGAGAAAACCTTTCATTGTAATGCAAGCATAATAATATGGAATAACTTATATCCaactaaataattttgtgttaaacaaacacacactagcCAGATTCTTTTTactgaactttaaaataaaaacggaATGTCTCCAGATTAATAATATTCCTAACAAATAGTATTTTGAAGACACACACCTGAGTGTCCAATTGCCGATGTTGAACACAGACGGCACCGACTCGCTTAGCTGCAGGCAAACCACACCTGCTTCATGACGACAGGGCTGTAAATAGTTTCTGTATGTAGACTCTAGCTAAAACACCTGCTTCATGACGACAGGGCTTTAAATAGTTTCTGTATATAGACTCTAGCTAACAGCAGTTGCGGCTGTGTCGGACTACCAGAGTTGGAGGGCTTTATTACTGAACTTTACCCTCAGGGCCCAGATACAAGTGTATATGTCATCCCCCTGTGCTGTTGTTCAGATCCTTGCAGAAACAAACCGAAGACGATGCGGGTAGTACTAAAAACGTCGTGAATGTGGAACACAGCATCTTGAGAATCTTCCAGAAGAAATTTACTAGAACAGTATTCTACTGCCGAAGCCAGCGTTTGGAAGGACAACGCTGAAAACAATCCTAATTTCTCCGAACTTCACTGCACTCTGCCAGTTTGCCCAGTACCAGGTCCAATGGTGACTTAGTACCCGTCAGTGGGATCGGGGTGCCTGCGGAGTCTTTTGTACCACAACAACCCTAGCGCCACCAACACCAGCAAGATGAAGACGGACACAAAGCCAGCGGCAAACATCATTTTGTCCGTGCCGGCGTTCGCTGGCAAGTCTTGGGCCGGTTCcttctcaacatttttcttgtccGGTTTTTCGAAGTTCTCGAACCTGTCATAGTCGTCATACAATTGTGGGACAGGCTGGTCGACATGCGCCTTCCAATCCTTCTCGCCAGTGTTTGGTATCATGCTATTCAATGGTGGGAACGATGCCTCTGAAACCGAGAGCCTGGGTGTGACGAGGCTGGCCTTGCCATCAAAGACTCCACTACCAAGTTCTTTGTCCTTGCCACCCGTCTTGACGGGCTGTGACCTGTTGGGACCTGTGACGGGCTGTGACGAGTTGTGACCTGCTGTGGCGGGCTGTGACGTGAGGTTCTGTGCATCGTTCCTGCTAATCACATCAGAGATTACTCCATCCTCTGCCTGTAAGTTATTGGGGCGGTGCTTCGTATTTTCAAAACGAGGGTgtctgattttttctttttcatcctttttaaCACCGAGCTGCGAATCTAAGATATTCCCAGTGTTAGAAGAGTTATCCCATGACGTCCTGTTTGGTGCACCTCTTCTTACAGTTACTGAAGTATGTATTCcactgtttgttttcaaattactGGGATGTTCTTTAGCTCTCTCAGCAAGTGgtgttgtggttttgtttttgacacCTTGAAGGCCGATTTCTGTCAGCTCAGGAGACTTTGTCCAAGATGCTAAGTTCAGTCTTTCACTGCGAGAATCATCGCTTTCATTTCGCTCCtgctttcttgtatttttaacaaCCGGATATTTTGATTTGGCTCTTTTCGTGTACATTTTTCACCCCCACTTCCAAGTCCGTATGTTTAGGGCTGAGAGTGTTTTCCTGAGATGTTAGGTTTAATTTACCACTGCTCGTAGCAACTGAAGAATTCACTTTATCATTCAGTGTGCTTGGATGTCTTGAGCTTCTGGCTTTGCTTCCCTCTACATAACTTTCAACTCCTAGGTCTgaataaacatctttttcagTGTTTGACTTCGTGAAGTTGACTTTGTAGCTGATGGGATTAGATGTGTTTAGAGAGTTAGGTAAACCCGGATTATATCGTCCACTACCTTGCGCTTCATTGCTAAGCGTATTGGAACTGTTGGTGTTACTTGATGTACTATTACCTGCCGTATATAGTTTCTTTTCTGCAGATTCGTTGCCGTTAGTTTGCAAggttttatcttcttttctaaATGAATTCATCACCTCTTGACTGTGAGATACTTCGCTCTCTGCAGGAGAAAACACTTTTGTATCATTGTAAGATGTATTAAAATTAACAGTTGTTTTATCATCGTCAAAGGGCTTCGGAGATCCTCTGAGCTCTGCTTCAGACGAAATATTAGAATCTGTATCCATTTCAATTTTCTTGACAAAATTACCAACAGAAGTGGTATTGTCTGATAAGAACTCGTGCCTTTTCCAAGTCGGTAGAGTCTTGCCTCTTGTGTGCAATGTCTTCAGTAGAACTCTCAAGTTTGAGAGCTCCAGAATTTTCTTCTCGCTGGTGTTATCTCTGCTGCTATTGAGGTCGTCAGCTTTGGTGGGTGGGACGACGCTGGCATCGGAACGTCCACTTGAATGATCCAAATGATTTCCCTCTTGTGAAGACCTTGAACTTACACTATTGTGCCCTGAGACTTCTATCCTGTGTTTATCCACAAGGTTACCGTTGTCGCTTGTGTTGGATGCTGACCTTGCACTATTGTTCTCAGAGACTTGCATGCTGTGTTTATCTACAAGGTTCTTGTTGTCATCTGTGTTAGATGTTGACCTTGTGCTATTGTTCCCTGAGGCTTCCATGTCGTTGTCACCTGTGTTAGATGTACTTTCCAGCAGATATCGTCTTGTTTTAGACATGGAATACACGAGACTTTGTTCTTCGGGACTTGCATTCATGTTAGCTTTAGGTTCTTGTTCGCCGTTTGGCACGGAGTTGACAAGGGTCTTAGTACCGGAGCCAGAAGACGTGTCTGGGTGAGGACGTGGAGCAGACGTGTTTTCACCAGAACTggtttctgtctgtgtgtgcgtagATCCTGTGACGTCAGCCGACCCTAGCTTTTCTGACAATGATGAGGAGTCATCTGTAAAGATTTCAGAAGAAAGTGCTTTGCTTAGTAACGGCATCGTAACAATGGAGTAAATATAATTTGATCAAAATGGACACAAAGCCTTGCGTCCTCTTATCGACAAAACGACACACAAACTATTGTCAGTCGCCTTTTTCTTACAACAGTCACTGTCTTTAACATCAGTGAAAGATGTCAGGATCGT
Encoded proteins:
- the LOC112568616 gene encoding LOW QUALITY PROTEIN: multidrug resistance-associated protein 1-like (The sequence of the model RefSeq protein was modified relative to this genomic sequence to represent the inferred CDS: inserted 1 base in 1 codon), encoding MNNAMFTWDRAAVPALKNINLQIPSGKLVAVVGSVGAGKSSLLAAILGEMEKVKGTLSVQGHVAYVPQEPWIQNXNFRDNILFGSEMNENWYRKVIRACALQRDLDLMPGGDFSEIGEKGVNMSGGQKQRLSMARAVYKNADIYLLDDPLSSVDTHVGKHLFKKVIGSAGLLKDKTRVLVTHAVHWLPSVDFIIVMDRGHVIQSGTYEYLLSRDGPFAQFLRTYLLREDDDDFDDAEIQRIRYQIMEKVECVTSDGLTSADEEEYFRRIKMTMKDRLENTLQKNPISISGEEDEEDDDTSAPGTTLVAEEKVEEGTIKTYVLIDFVRAFGVWSSLTVILMLILYQGLGILASIWLSMWTEDSFLQNRTLAGSNEYTSKTYTYLIIYSVFGILQGVATLIFVAAISLGMVVASKKLHASMLSNIMRQPMNFFDTTPLGRVMNRFSRDVDILDAQMAKLVLVFVQQLFTVLSVLIVISYTTPIFMAAAAPVMIVYYLVQKVYMPTSRQLRRNESTSRSPIYAHFSETISGAMCIRAFGACERFAEESARRVDENHTYYFAFTAASRWLRVRLELLGNFVVLFAALFAVTGDDMTGSLVGLSVSYALQVTSSLNMLVQNSTLLESNVISVERIVEYSKLPQEPAWINPDNRPGNEWPRYGDITFKGFSTRYRDGLGLVLKGITCKIKGGQKVGIVGRTGAGKSSLSMALFRLIESAGGSITIDGVDISDIGLHDLRRSLTTLPQDPVLFSGSLRFNIDPFDKFTDEQIWAALEQAHLEDFVDSLKGGLDYNCGEGGHNLSVGQRQLVCLVRSMLRKTKVLIMDEATAAVDMETDELIQRTVRTAFKDCTVFTIAHRINTVLDYDKIIVLDAGEILEFDTPANLLSNPRSVFYGMAKDAKIVP